Genomic window (Rhizobium acidisoli):
AATATTGCCCCGATAGTTCACGACCTATCCTCCTCTGCTTGCATATTTTTTTGTGATTTAGTGTCGTTCACGTTGAGAGTGCTTTGAAACTGCATTGCACTGGCAAGTGAGTATTTGGGCTTTCCAACCGTCCTTCGGAACTAACCCGTGCTCATTTAAATACCGGAACAGGACGCAATTGTCGTTATCGCCGCATCCCGAAAATTATCGGTCCGTCCATTTCTGCTCGCATAGGAATATGATAAGTAGCTTATGCACGTAGGACTTCGGTCGATTCGGTCTATCGGATGGGCTGCGGGGACGTTTCAGCCGGCTTATGCGCTGGAGAAATTTGATGGTTACGGAGTCTGGGGATGACCCCGCTGCCGGGAAGGAATGGCCGGCCCACCTGGAGCGGCGGCGCTGGCCGCGCGAACCGTCCCCGGAGAAAGAACATCGGGCGGACGCTCCGCCTGCATTGGTGCCCTTGCGATTTTCGACGCGAGACCTGCCGCCGAAAGAACAATTCCAGTCCTGGCGATCACATATGGCGCCGCTTGTGGATGTTCATCTGCCGAACGGACAATCTGAGGACGACGGTTTTCTCGCGGAACAGACCGGCTGGCATCTCGGCGATATCCTCATCGTCCAGCAGCGCGTGCAGGCATGCAGCTATATTCGCGATCAGGCCATGCTGCGGTCGAGCCCGATCGACCACTGGAACGTCGGCGTACTTCGCAGCGGCCGGGCCTGGACCGAGGCCAATCGCCATGTCACGGAGACCGGCCCGGGTGAGATATTTTTCAGGTCTCTCGGTTATCCCTACCGTGGGCGGATGACCGATTCAGCCGCGGTGCTCGTCTTCCTGCCCTATGAAATGTTGACCCGTGATGCGCCTCTTCTACAGAACGCCCACAACATCGCCCTCTCCGGTAGCCTCGCCGAATTGCTCGTCAGCTATATCGACGGCCTGGAAGCGAACCTCAGCAATTTGACGGTGGAGGAGGCCCCGCGGATCATACGGACGATCGGCGATATGGTCGTTGCATGCGCTGCATCGTCCGCAAGTTTGGATCGCGGTCAGGAACAGACCAA
Coding sequences:
- a CDS encoding helix-turn-helix transcriptional regulator is translated as MVTESGDDPAAGKEWPAHLERRRWPREPSPEKEHRADAPPALVPLRFSTRDLPPKEQFQSWRSHMAPLVDVHLPNGQSEDDGFLAEQTGWHLGDILIVQQRVQACSYIRDQAMLRSSPIDHWNVGVLRSGRAWTEANRHVTETGPGEIFFRSLGYPYRGRMTDSAAVLVFLPYEMLTRDAPLLQNAHNIALSGSLAELLVSYIDGLEANLSNLTVEEAPRIIRTIGDMVVACAASSASLDRGQEQTNMGLMERAHRYIHLNLHSDSLTPDVMCRALGISRTRLYQLFETSGGVFNYIRKRRLLQAYADLTNPTDNRPISEIAEAAGFDVAANFTRAFSHEFGLSPREVRKTTTEHPAIPATRSMRRFGTTIGDWLALAR